From the genome of Pseudomonas sp. AB6, one region includes:
- a CDS encoding glycosyltransferase family A protein, translating into MIGILIPVHNEEQLLSLCLQTVLIAAQHPALNSEAVLVLVVLDSCTDSSANIAQGLGVLTLELTVRNVGLARAAGARVLLEQGVRWIACTDADSTVAEDWLVQQLALEADAVCGTVIPGQWHAEIPLEVQTRYLQAYQNGDGHRHIHGANLGVSATAYVRAGGFPPLACHEDVTLVQQLELCGARIAWSCGPRVTTSTRLDCRAAGGFGDYLRSLVNA; encoded by the coding sequence ATGATCGGAATACTGATTCCCGTTCATAACGAAGAGCAGCTATTGAGCTTGTGCCTTCAGACCGTCCTAATAGCCGCTCAGCACCCAGCGCTGAATAGCGAAGCAGTGTTGGTGCTGGTAGTGCTAGACAGTTGTACCGACAGTTCGGCGAATATCGCGCAGGGCCTCGGAGTATTAACCTTGGAGTTGACCGTGCGTAACGTTGGTTTGGCCCGCGCTGCCGGCGCCAGAGTGTTGCTAGAGCAAGGAGTGCGCTGGATCGCCTGCACCGATGCCGACAGCACTGTCGCCGAAGATTGGTTGGTGCAGCAGTTAGCGCTAGAAGCCGATGCGGTATGCGGCACAGTAATACCCGGTCAATGGCACGCAGAGATTCCGCTTGAAGTACAAACTCGCTACTTGCAGGCATATCAAAATGGCGACGGGCATCGTCATATCCATGGAGCCAACCTTGGCGTTAGCGCGACTGCTTACGTCCGTGCCGGAGGATTTCCGCCCTTGGCCTGCCATGAAGACGTAACACTTGTTCAACAACTAGAGTTATGCGGCGCGCGAATCGCGTGGAGTTGCGGCCCCAGAGTAACGACCAGCACCCGACTTGATTGTCGCGCCGCGGGTGGGTTTGGGGATTATCTGAGATCGCTGGTAAATGCTTGA
- a CDS encoding FMN-dependent NADH-azoreductase, which translates to MKLLHLDSSILGDHSASRQLSSSVVQAWKAVETGGQVTYRDLAQSPLDHFSAATLAAGGTPSEARSPAQQAEVDTNEAILQEFLLADLVVIGAPMYNFTLPTQLKAWIDRISVTGRTFAYDENGPKGLCAGKKIIIVSTSGGLHVGQPSSVGHEDYLRLLFGFLGITDIQFVFAHGLAYGDEPRANAMIAAQKQISETLFAAA; encoded by the coding sequence ATGAAACTTCTGCATCTCGATTCCAGCATTCTTGGCGATCACTCTGCCTCCCGTCAGCTCAGCAGCAGCGTTGTTCAGGCATGGAAAGCGGTCGAGACCGGCGGCCAAGTGACTTACCGTGACTTGGCTCAAAGCCCGCTGGACCATTTCTCAGCTGCCACGCTCGCCGCAGGTGGCACGCCTAGTGAGGCACGCAGCCCGGCGCAACAGGCCGAAGTCGATACCAATGAAGCGATTCTGCAAGAGTTTCTATTGGCAGACTTGGTGGTGATTGGCGCGCCGATGTATAACTTCACCTTGCCGACTCAACTGAAAGCCTGGATCGACCGTATCTCCGTAACCGGTCGAACCTTTGCCTACGATGAGAATGGTCCAAAAGGCCTATGCGCCGGCAAAAAAATCATTATCGTCTCCACCTCTGGCGGGCTGCATGTTGGCCAACCGTCTAGCGTTGGTCACGAAGACTATCTTAGGCTCCTGTTTGGCTTTCTCGGCATCACCGATATCCAATTCGTCTTCGCTCACGGTTTAGCCTACGGTGATGAACCTCGCGCCAACGCGATGATTGCCGCACAAAAGCAGATCAGTGAAACGTTGTTTGCCGCTGCTTAA
- a CDS encoding undecaprenyl-diphosphate phosphatase produces MDLWTAAQATILGVVEGLTEFLPISSTGHQIIVADLIGFGGERAMAFNIIIQLGAILAVVWEFRRKIFDVIVGLPKQREAQRFTLNLIIAVLPAVVLGIMFADLIHQYLFNPITVATALVIGGVVMLWAERRQHVVHAETVEEMTWGDALKVGCAQCLAMIPGTSRSGATIISGLLFGLSRKTATEFSFFLAMPTMVGAAIYSGFKYRHLFQPDDFPVIAIGFVVSFIFAMIAVRALLKFISSHSYAAFAWYRIVFGLLILATWKFGWIDWSSVTA; encoded by the coding sequence ATGGATCTTTGGACCGCCGCACAAGCGACGATACTTGGGGTTGTTGAAGGGTTGACGGAGTTTTTGCCGATTTCCAGCACGGGACATCAGATCATCGTCGCTGATTTGATTGGCTTCGGCGGCGAACGGGCAATGGCGTTTAATATCATCATCCAGCTCGGGGCAATTCTGGCGGTGGTTTGGGAGTTTCGGCGCAAGATTTTCGACGTTATCGTCGGGCTGCCCAAACAGCGCGAAGCTCAGCGTTTTACGTTGAACCTGATCATTGCTGTTTTACCAGCGGTGGTTTTGGGGATCATGTTTGCCGACTTGATTCACCAATACCTGTTCAACCCAATCACAGTCGCCACCGCGTTAGTAATCGGTGGGGTAGTCATGTTGTGGGCTGAGCGTCGCCAGCATGTGGTACATGCCGAAACGGTGGAAGAGATGACCTGGGGCGACGCCTTGAAGGTCGGTTGCGCGCAGTGCCTTGCGATGATACCCGGCACCTCGCGTTCGGGTGCAACGATTATCAGCGGTTTGTTGTTCGGTCTGTCACGCAAGACCGCAACCGAATTTTCGTTCTTCTTAGCCATGCCGACAATGGTCGGTGCCGCCATTTATTCGGGCTTTAAATATCGCCATCTGTTCCAGCCGGACGACTTTCCAGTCATTGCGATTGGTTTTGTAGTGTCGTTCATTTTTGCCATGATCGCGGTACGCGCGCTGTTGAAGTTCATCTCCAGCCACAGCTATGCAGCATTTGCCTGGTATCGCATTGTCTTTGGCTTGCTGATTCTTGCCACCTGGAAGTTCGGGTGGATCGACTGGTCGTCGGTAACGGCGTAA
- a CDS encoding adhesin, whose protein sequence is MSRSVLLVAMLCSCVAHADSTSSVLDQALLNSSGQSYQGNFSVNQAAGDQTQQVNGRVIAIGTQARTSGQYRQQLSTRADPARDARSTIEGNAFSNGDGILGVNQSSGANNQQINAVRLSVSVQPQSIDDSALSQQNVALLQGSGSPEHSPGNRQVATSDQAFTGSRGVVQLNQSAGVGNQSVNTLSVRVSN, encoded by the coding sequence GTGAGCCGCTCGGTATTGCTGGTGGCAATGCTCTGTTCCTGCGTAGCGCACGCCGACTCAACCAGTTCGGTATTAGATCAAGCCCTGCTCAACAGTAGTGGGCAGAGTTATCAGGGTAACTTCTCAGTTAACCAAGCCGCAGGCGATCAAACGCAACAAGTCAATGGACGCGTTATCGCTATTGGCACCCAAGCGCGGACAAGCGGCCAATATCGTCAGCAACTCAGCACTCGTGCCGACCCCGCACGGGACGCGCGATCGACCATCGAAGGCAATGCCTTCAGCAACGGCGACGGAATTCTTGGCGTAAACCAGTCATCAGGCGCCAACAACCAACAAATTAACGCTGTGCGCCTGAGCGTCAGTGTTCAGCCGCAAAGCATCGACGACAGCGCTCTGTCACAGCAAAACGTGGCGCTGTTGCAAGGGTCCGGTTCACCCGAACATTCTCCCGGCAACCGCCAGGTCGCTACTAGCGATCAGGCCTTCACCGGTAGTCGTGGAGTTGTTCAGTTGAATCAGAGCGCTGGGGTGGGAAACCAATCGGTGAACACCCTAAGCGTCCGGGTATCGAACTGA
- a CDS encoding heme utilization protein: protein MKPTIAIKPLVLALAAIMAVAAQAAEHGSNDHRGNNDDSSPLLSLLINAGSAATVMDSQSSHNNKILNQGTQNNATVEGSGSNANGNLGINVAGGDANQQDNAAAIATADESFIFGSAISATSATQTNTNNTVGNYSSRNNASLSNSANGSSGNVGVNVASGDFNQQKNNLAIAVSGGRVASASASANQTSSGSSVGNYATQTYDKVTLKDTVDVKGSYKGTGEGTVANNENRGWGSERSNKDKLSFTESGTVELSGVATYQVLTPSGWANPVTNSASLSNSLNNVSGNVGANVSAGIGNQQSNSLSIAAGCKACM, encoded by the coding sequence ATGAAACCTACAATTGCAATCAAGCCTTTGGTCTTGGCACTCGCCGCAATCATGGCTGTAGCCGCTCAAGCGGCTGAACATGGCAGCAACGACCATCGCGGGAACAATGATGATTCCAGCCCTCTGCTGAGCCTTTTAATCAATGCCGGTTCCGCAGCCACTGTCATGGATTCACAAAGCAGCCATAACAACAAGATTCTCAACCAAGGCACGCAAAACAACGCGACTGTCGAAGGTTCTGGCTCTAATGCCAATGGCAACTTGGGAATCAACGTCGCGGGCGGCGACGCGAACCAACAGGACAATGCTGCAGCCATCGCCACCGCTGACGAAAGCTTCATTTTCGGCAGCGCTATATCGGCCACCAGTGCGACCCAAACCAATACCAATAACACAGTGGGTAACTACTCTTCACGCAACAACGCCTCGCTCAGCAACTCGGCCAATGGCAGCTCAGGCAACGTAGGGGTAAACGTGGCTTCTGGCGACTTCAACCAACAGAAAAACAACTTGGCTATTGCCGTGTCTGGCGGTCGTGTCGCCTCCGCATCAGCCTCCGCCAACCAGACGTCCAGCGGCTCCTCCGTCGGCAACTACGCTACTCAGACCTACGACAAAGTAACTCTTAAAGATACTGTCGATGTTAAAGGTTCTTATAAGGGCACAGGCGAAGGCACCGTGGCGAATAACGAAAACCGTGGCTGGGGTAGCGAACGCAGCAATAAAGACAAGCTGTCCTTCACCGAAAGTGGGACCGTTGAGCTGAGCGGCGTTGCGACTTATCAGGTATTGACTCCAAGCGGTTGGGCAAACCCTGTAACCAACAGCGCATCATTGAGCAATTCGTTGAACAACGTCTCCGGCAACGTCGGCGCTAACGTATCTGCGGGCATTGGCAACCAACAAAGCAACTCGCTGTCCATTGCGGCTGGCTGCAAAGCCTGCATGTAA
- a CDS encoding AAA family ATPase — protein sequence MKVLVLAGPESSGKSELASRIQARFGGLLVGEYVRHFIEKHSRDTCYEDINAIAQGQLAWEDAARAEMPELLILDTHLLSNILWSQTLFGKCPAWLELQLLNRHYDLHLLLAPEGVGWVGDGQRCQLYLSDRQAFFNAGQQWLKTHSRPYQVIGGDWNSREKQASITVNQLLTKVQTRSDC from the coding sequence ATGAAAGTACTGGTGTTGGCCGGTCCTGAGTCCAGCGGTAAAAGTGAGTTGGCTTCCCGTATTCAAGCGCGTTTCGGTGGCCTGTTGGTCGGCGAATACGTGCGCCATTTCATTGAAAAACATTCGCGCGACACCTGTTATGAAGACATTAACGCTATCGCCCAAGGTCAACTGGCCTGGGAAGATGCCGCACGAGCTGAAATGCCGGAATTGTTGATTCTCGATACCCACCTGTTGAGCAACATACTGTGGAGCCAAACACTATTTGGCAAATGTCCAGCTTGGCTCGAGCTGCAATTATTGAATCGGCACTACGACCTGCACCTATTGCTGGCTCCAGAAGGTGTCGGATGGGTCGGTGACGGCCAACGCTGCCAGCTTTACTTAAGCGATCGCCAAGCATTTTTCAATGCTGGTCAGCAGTGGCTGAAGACCCATTCACGACCGTACCAAGTAATCGGCGGCGATTGGAACTCCAGAGAGAAACAAGCATCCATTACCGTCAACCAACTTTTAACGAAGGTACAAACACGCTCTGATTGCTAA
- a CDS encoding dienelactone hydrolase, which translates to MVRLCAVLVICLFTSLISVQVEAAGRWSAGYHRLTFLDPLDLQPMHAIAFYPSIGEKKTSRVDGYLIEASEDADIAMGRFPLLMLSHGNTGTPLALHDLATSLARKGFVVVAVIHPGDNYLDHSRLGSLSNLYGRPLQISEAISAALADPMLSPYVDAQQVGVIGYSAGGETALILAGAQPDLQRLRKYCVERPEDKDACKTQGELLADRDDLRPEADPRVGALMLMAPLTLMFGRHALADVHVPVLMYSGDGDQLLALDKNAQALARKLPQAPEFKLLPGAGHFVFLAPCSDEQQATQAILCTDAEGVNRVDIHRNLTADAARFFSETIGQSSRSGMQTAHQE; encoded by the coding sequence ATGGTACGTCTTTGTGCGGTGTTAGTGATTTGCTTGTTCACAAGCCTGATTTCGGTGCAAGTCGAAGCAGCGGGACGCTGGAGTGCGGGCTATCATCGCCTGACCTTCCTTGATCCCCTAGATCTTCAGCCTATGCACGCGATTGCCTTTTATCCGTCCATCGGCGAAAAAAAGACCAGCCGGGTCGATGGGTACTTGATAGAGGCCAGTGAAGACGCTGACATTGCAATGGGTCGATTCCCATTACTAATGCTGTCTCACGGGAATACGGGGACGCCACTGGCCCTGCATGATCTTGCTACCTCCCTTGCCCGAAAAGGTTTTGTTGTAGTTGCAGTGATCCATCCCGGGGATAACTACCTTGATCACAGCCGGTTGGGCAGTCTTAGCAATCTCTATGGGCGACCGTTGCAGATTTCAGAAGCAATCAGCGCTGCGCTTGCCGATCCAATGTTGTCGCCTTACGTCGATGCTCAGCAAGTGGGCGTGATTGGTTATTCAGCCGGTGGCGAGACTGCATTAATTTTGGCCGGGGCTCAGCCTGATCTCCAGCGCCTGCGCAAATATTGCGTGGAGCGCCCTGAAGACAAAGATGCGTGCAAGACTCAAGGCGAATTACTTGCCGACCGGGACGACCTTCGGCCAGAAGCCGATCCAAGGGTGGGTGCTTTAATGTTGATGGCACCCCTGACTTTGATGTTCGGCCGCCACGCGCTGGCGGATGTGCATGTGCCGGTTTTGATGTACAGCGGCGACGGCGACCAGTTGCTAGCACTGGACAAAAACGCCCAAGCACTGGCGCGCAAGCTACCCCAGGCACCGGAGTTCAAATTGTTGCCAGGCGCTGGGCACTTTGTGTTTCTTGCACCCTGCTCTGACGAACAGCAAGCGACCCAGGCGATTTTGTGTACCGATGCCGAGGGCGTAAACAGGGTAGACATTCATCGCAATTTGACTGCCGACGCTGCGCGATTTTTTAGTGAAACCATAGGTCAGTCGAGCCGGTCAGGAATGCAGACGGCGCATCAAGAATAG
- a CDS encoding PIG-L family deacetylase — translation MSVNLIVGEGTSLQTWNHSKSLAQLPVMSAELLVPVGSRAVIVAPHPDDEVLGFGGLMQQLAQLGRAMQLISVTDGSASHPGSSTWPIERLAVIRPQESAEALRRLDLPLHRLQWIRGGFRDSAVAQDEHGLCGFIERYLRATDVVFVTWDHDGHSDHDAAGRATLRAAENVGAQCHQVPIWAWHWAQPEDPVIPWPRARKILLDPMTIARKRYAAHAFASQLQGDPEIGLPPVLTAHVLERLLQPFEVVFL, via the coding sequence ATGAGCGTAAATTTGATAGTTGGCGAGGGCACGTCGCTACAAACCTGGAATCACTCCAAAAGCTTGGCGCAACTTCCCGTCATGAGCGCTGAACTACTCGTACCCGTTGGTTCTCGGGCGGTGATTGTGGCACCTCACCCCGATGATGAGGTGCTGGGCTTCGGCGGCCTAATGCAACAGCTGGCACAGCTGGGTCGGGCCATGCAGCTAATTTCGGTGACTGACGGCAGCGCCAGCCATCCGGGCTCGAGCACATGGCCGATCGAAAGGCTGGCAGTTATTCGGCCCCAGGAATCCGCAGAAGCGTTGCGCCGTCTTGACTTGCCTTTGCATCGTTTGCAATGGATTCGTGGCGGTTTCCGAGACAGTGCCGTCGCCCAAGATGAACATGGTCTGTGCGGATTCATAGAACGCTACCTGCGCGCCACCGACGTCGTTTTCGTTACTTGGGATCATGACGGTCATAGCGACCACGATGCCGCCGGAAGAGCGACCCTGCGTGCCGCCGAAAACGTGGGTGCGCAGTGTCATCAGGTGCCTATATGGGCATGGCATTGGGCGCAGCCCGAAGATCCAGTGATTCCTTGGCCACGCGCGCGAAAAATTCTGCTTGATCCCATGACCATCGCACGCAAACGTTATGCGGCCCACGCCTTTGCCAGCCAGCTGCAAGGTGATCCCGAAATAGGCCTGCCACCGGTGCTGACCGCCCATGTACTAGAGCGACTGCTGCAACCGTTTGAAGTGGTGTTCCTATGA
- the pnuC gene encoding nicotinamide riboside transporter PnuC, with protein MSGLELFAAALGVTAVWLTVKQNRWCWPIGLVMVLMYTWVFFDVKLYSDMLLQVVYALLQVYGWWQWTRRNPAHPARQVSYLDMSSLLMSLAMGALVSLALGTVMAHFTDAAQPWLDATLTGFSLVAQVWMAQKRVQCWPLWILLDVIFVGLFIYKDLYLTAGLYALFTLIAVEGWREWRNDLVLLR; from the coding sequence ATGTCCGGGCTTGAACTATTCGCTGCCGCACTGGGCGTCACTGCTGTGTGGCTGACGGTGAAACAGAACCGCTGGTGTTGGCCCATAGGCCTGGTCATGGTGCTGATGTATACGTGGGTATTTTTCGACGTGAAGCTGTATTCCGACATGCTGCTGCAAGTGGTGTACGCCCTGTTGCAAGTGTACGGTTGGTGGCAATGGACACGTCGCAACCCGGCACACCCGGCGCGGCAGGTCAGTTATCTGGATATGAGCTCACTGCTGATGAGTTTGGCTATGGGCGCGTTAGTCAGCCTAGCCTTGGGCACCGTCATGGCGCACTTCACCGATGCCGCTCAACCTTGGCTGGATGCAACGTTGACGGGATTCAGCCTGGTTGCTCAAGTGTGGATGGCGCAAAAGCGTGTGCAGTGCTGGCCGTTATGGATTCTGCTGGATGTCATTTTTGTCGGACTGTTCATCTACAAAGACCTTTACCTCACTGCCGGTCTGTACGCGCTGTTTACCTTGATTGCTGTTGAGGGCTGGCGCGAATGGCGCAACGATCTGGTGCTTTTACGATGA
- a CDS encoding DUF1294 domain-containing protein, with translation MDQSAHSRVRKQTVQHLRLKLFLLLGLWALPVFGALSMLIGHVSAVPALLYSVMSVLTFFLYWRDKFQAQNAQWRMPEKVLHGAELLGGWPGGLIAQQIFRHKTRKLSYQIIFWLIVLLHQLFWFDRLLLGGRFLARHLY, from the coding sequence ATGGACCAGAGCGCTCACTCTCGTGTGAGGAAACAGACTGTGCAGCATCTTCGGCTCAAGCTGTTTCTTCTGTTGGGGCTGTGGGCGTTGCCGGTTTTCGGCGCATTGTCGATGCTGATCGGCCATGTCTCAGCGGTTCCGGCATTGTTATATAGCGTAATGAGCGTGCTCACCTTCTTTCTTTACTGGCGAGATAAGTTCCAGGCGCAAAATGCGCAGTGGCGCATGCCGGAGAAAGTCCTGCACGGTGCCGAACTGTTGGGTGGTTGGCCGGGAGGTTTAATCGCGCAGCAAATTTTTCGACATAAAACGCGGAAACTGTCTTACCAAATCATCTTTTGGCTCATCGTTTTATTGCATCAGCTGTTTTGGTTTGATCGTTTGCTGCTAGGCGGGCGTTTTCTAGCGCGGCATCTTTACTGA
- a CDS encoding MmcQ/YjbR family DNA-binding protein, translated as MTPEQVAQFCLTLPGAREDYKWGGTRVFSVVQNKMFAVLDLAGMGLSFKIGPELFLGYVDRAGIRPAPYLARAFWVSIAPPYPLSDNELCELLTRSHQQVVSKLPKIRQIGLRLDQ; from the coding sequence ATGACCCCAGAACAGGTTGCACAGTTTTGCCTGACGCTTCCGGGCGCCAGAGAAGATTACAAATGGGGGGGTACCCGAGTATTTTCAGTGGTGCAAAACAAAATGTTTGCCGTGCTTGATTTGGCAGGAATGGGTTTGTCGTTCAAGATTGGGCCTGAGCTATTTCTTGGCTATGTCGACCGCGCTGGCATCCGTCCGGCGCCTTATTTGGCTCGAGCTTTTTGGGTCAGCATCGCCCCGCCTTACCCGCTCAGCGACAATGAGCTATGTGAATTACTCACCCGCTCGCATCAGCAGGTAGTAAGTAAGTTGCCAAAGATTCGTCAGATTGGGTTAAGGCTCGATCAGTAA
- a CDS encoding class I SAM-dependent methyltransferase: MSVGDHYFQQLFEHCDDPWAFKQRWYERRKRALTLAALTRDHYTAIFEPGCANGELSAELALRGDRLLCCDTSKIAVDLAKQRLRGFDHVRVLHARLPNDWPDETFDLIVFSELGYYLDPLDLDQWIDRALASLASNGEILACHWRSTIEGCPQTADQVHKRLRERLSMRRLFAHQEEDFLLDLWSRDPMSVAQREGLR, from the coding sequence ATGAGCGTCGGCGACCATTACTTCCAGCAGCTTTTTGAACACTGCGACGACCCTTGGGCGTTTAAACAGCGATGGTATGAACGACGTAAAAGAGCCCTGACTTTAGCGGCTCTGACACGTGACCATTACACCGCAATTTTCGAACCGGGCTGCGCCAACGGAGAGCTAAGCGCGGAGTTAGCGCTTCGTGGTGATCGGTTGCTGTGCTGCGACACGTCTAAAATTGCAGTCGATCTCGCCAAGCAGCGACTACGAGGGTTTGATCACGTTAGGGTGCTTCACGCCCGTTTACCGAATGATTGGCCCGACGAAACCTTTGATCTGATCGTTTTCAGTGAATTGGGTTACTACCTAGACCCGCTTGATCTGGACCAATGGATCGACCGAGCTCTCGCCTCGTTGGCATCAAACGGCGAGATACTCGCCTGCCATTGGCGCTCGACCATTGAGGGCTGTCCGCAAACCGCAGACCAAGTCCATAAGCGCCTGCGAGAGCGACTCTCAATGCGCCGATTATTTGCCCATCAGGAGGAGGATTTTTTGCTGGACCTCTGGAGCAGAGATCCGATGTCTGTGGCTCAAAGGGAGGGGTTGCGATGA
- a CDS encoding LysR substrate-binding domain-containing protein: MQDLNDLYYFAKVVEAGGFAAAGRVLGIPKSRLSRRIAELETRLNASLLQRTTRKLALTAVGERYLQHCQAMLLEADMADEAVASLSAEPRGRLRVSCPVGLIHWELSNVVSDFVANFPQVQLEMLLVNRRVDLVNEGIDVALRVRDIGDEDPSLIVRNLAPTMAVLVAAPVLLLDRIISTPQDLASLPVLGAIEADRKVHYQLVHRNGTRCEMSMDARLAIDDFPIRKTAALRGLGFSMLPLMNCREELADGRLVQLLPDWSLPGGHLQAAYTQRRGTLPAVRAWIDHISAAFTHDTGDHGCFQRQLARIP, encoded by the coding sequence ATGCAGGATCTTAACGATCTGTATTACTTCGCAAAAGTGGTAGAAGCAGGCGGTTTCGCTGCGGCCGGACGTGTATTGGGGATTCCCAAGTCTCGCCTGTCACGGCGAATTGCTGAGTTGGAAACCCGGCTCAATGCCAGCTTACTGCAACGCACCACGCGTAAATTGGCGCTGACCGCCGTGGGCGAGCGTTACCTTCAACATTGCCAGGCCATGCTGCTTGAGGCGGACATGGCAGATGAAGCCGTGGCTTCGCTGTCGGCCGAACCTCGGGGTCGGCTTAGAGTGTCCTGTCCGGTCGGGTTGATCCATTGGGAACTGTCTAATGTGGTCAGTGATTTTGTCGCCAACTTTCCCCAGGTTCAGCTGGAAATGCTGCTGGTCAACCGCCGAGTGGACTTGGTTAACGAAGGCATCGACGTCGCGTTACGGGTGCGAGATATCGGGGACGAAGACCCAAGCCTGATTGTGCGGAACTTGGCTCCAACAATGGCCGTACTGGTTGCGGCGCCCGTGTTGCTGCTCGACCGGATCATTAGCACGCCCCAAGACCTGGCCAGCCTCCCGGTATTGGGCGCCATCGAGGCGGATCGCAAGGTTCATTATCAATTGGTTCACCGCAACGGTACGCGTTGCGAGATGTCCATGGACGCACGGCTGGCCATTGACGACTTCCCCATCCGAAAAACCGCCGCGTTAAGAGGCTTGGGTTTTAGCATGCTGCCCCTGATGAACTGTCGTGAAGAACTGGCCGATGGGCGCCTGGTACAACTGCTACCCGACTGGTCATTGCCCGGTGGCCATCTGCAAGCGGCCTATACCCAACGACGCGGTACACTGCCGGCGGTGCGTGCTTGGATTGATCACATCAGTGCAGCCTTTACCCACGACACAGGGGATCACGGCTGCTTTCAACGGCAATTAGCAAGGATCCCATGA
- a CDS encoding methyl-accepting chemotaxis protein, with protein sequence MELVATAINEVTYGVQDVAKNAEQAASEMRDAENQAKQGQVNIDSSLRQIDLLSNTITQAVAVIQTLAAESTQIGSVLEVIRSIADQTNLLALNAAIEAARAGEQGRGFAVVADEVRLLAQRTQKSTAEIQTMIERLQGHSNAAVKVIGDSSHASQLTIDQANQAGASLTLITQALRNLNGLNASIASATLEQAHVVEDINQNVTHAASLSQDAAYAAEHSSTASVQLRTLSDRLNTLLGQFRV encoded by the coding sequence ATGGAACTTGTGGCGACCGCCATCAATGAAGTGACTTACGGCGTTCAAGACGTCGCCAAGAACGCCGAGCAGGCGGCCAGTGAAATGCGCGATGCGGAAAATCAGGCCAAACAAGGTCAGGTCAACATCGACAGCAGCTTGCGACAGATCGATCTGTTGTCCAATACCATTACCCAGGCAGTAGCCGTCATCCAGACCCTGGCGGCTGAAAGCACGCAGATTGGCAGCGTGCTGGAGGTCATTCGCTCCATCGCTGATCAAACCAACTTGCTGGCGTTAAACGCGGCTATTGAAGCAGCCCGGGCTGGAGAGCAAGGTCGCGGCTTTGCAGTGGTGGCGGATGAAGTCCGCCTGTTGGCACAACGCACACAAAAATCAACGGCTGAAATCCAGACAATGATTGAACGTCTTCAGGGCCATTCCAATGCGGCAGTCAAAGTAATCGGCGACAGCAGCCACGCGTCGCAATTGACTATAGACCAAGCCAATCAAGCCGGTGCAAGCCTGACCTTAATCACCCAAGCCTTGCGCAACCTCAACGGTTTGAATGCCTCGATTGCCAGCGCCACCTTGGAGCAGGCGCATGTGGTCGAAGACATCAATCAAAACGTCACCCACGCGGCAAGCCTGTCACAAGATGCTGCCTACGCCGCAGAACACTCCAGCACCGCCAGCGTGCAACTGCGTACGCTGAGTGATCGGTTGAACACGTTGTTGGGGCAGTTTCGGGTATAG